The proteins below are encoded in one region of Dioscorea cayenensis subsp. rotundata cultivar TDr96_F1 chromosome 18, TDr96_F1_v2_PseudoChromosome.rev07_lg8_w22 25.fasta, whole genome shotgun sequence:
- the LOC120282398 gene encoding probable calcium-binding protein CML29, protein MAPPQPNAGIDILAHVFSMMEAFRAFDSDNDGQITVDELGGIMSSLGYNPSRQEIVDMMRRGDTDGDGLLSIEEFLDVNTRELSLGSLAGSLSAALPALSFQSGDYEITGEELFEVLGEFGNLSLEQCLEIAASMDGDGDGAVNLEDFRLVVNALL, encoded by the coding sequence ATGGCACCCCCTCAACCAAATGCTGGCATTGACATCCTAGCCCATGTTTTCAGCATGATGGAGGCTTTCAGAGCCTTTGATTCAGACAATGATGGACAAATCACTGTGGATGAACTTGGTGGGATCATGTCATCCCTTGGCTACAACCCAAGCAGGCAAGAGATTGTGGATATGATGAGAAGAGGTGATACTGATGGAGATGGTCTTTTGAGCATTGAGGAGTTCTTGGATGTTAATACAAGGGAGCTGAGTCTTGGGTCCTTGGCTGGGTCTCTCAGTGCTGCCCTCCCAGCTCTCAGTTTCCAAAGTGGTGATTATGAGATTACTGGGGAAGAGCTTTTTGAAGTACTAGGAGAATTTGGGAATCTGAGCTTGGAGCAGTGCTTGGAGATTGCAGCATCTATGGATGGTGATGGGGATGGGGCTGTTAACTTGGAGGATTTTAGACTTGTGGTTAATGCTCTTCTTTAG
- the LOC120282047 gene encoding probable ATP-dependent DNA helicase CHR12, with product MAASAGGVARPAEDHVEKTKTLIGALSLVSRNLPLPPEVFDAVSSIYHDGEEEVYDTEEEEAEAIEGNDASAEKHSISEVSTSGALISQLEDALLKQQLSCLSASALEELKESHFQSHIQHRLEELEVLPSSRGEDLQQKCLLELYGLKLVELQRKVRSDVCAEYWLHEKCAYPDRQLFDWGMLRLRHPFSMYGIGDAFAMEGDERQRKKRDAERLSRLEEEERNRVETRKRKFFAEILNAAREFQLQAQAVLKRRKQRNDGIQAWHARQRQRATRAEKLRFQALKADDQEAYMRMVEESKNERLTMLLGKTNDLLVCLGAAVQRQKDAEHTVGFEALKESESDDHSQGSLSKSETPGEMSLDDDSVQKVKANDLLEGQRQYNSAVHSIQEKVTEQPLMLQGGELRPYQLEGLQWMLSLFNNNLNGILADEMGLGKTIQTIALIAYLMENKGVNGPHLIVAPKAVLPNWLNEFSTWAPSIIAVLYDGRLDERKAMREEYSGEGKFNVMITHYDLIMRDKAFLKKIHWYYMIVDEGHRLKNHECALARTLVSGYRIRRRLLLTGTPIQNSLQELWALLNFLLPSIFNSVQNFEEWFNAPFADKCEVSLTDEEELLIIRRLHHVIRPFLLRRKKDEVEKFLPGKTQVILKCDLSAWQKAYYQQVTDIGRVGLDSGTGKSKSLQNLSMQLRKCCNHPYLFVGEYNMWQKDQIVRASGKFELLDRLLPKLQKSGHRVLLFSQMTRLIDILEIYLQLHDFKYLRLDGSTKTEERGSLLKQFNAPDSPYFMFLLSTRAGGLGLNLQTADTVIIFDSDWNPQMDQQAEDRAHRIGQKKEVRVFVLVSVGSIEEEILERAKQKMGIDAKVIQAGLFNTTSTAQDRREMLQEIMRRGTSSLGTDVPSEREINRLAARTEEEFWLFEKMDEERRKRERYMSRLMEESEVPDWVYAQSNEEKSKKSLEADSQSNQLLGKRRRKEVIYADLLSDVQWMKAVEGGEDLSKISAREKKRSGHSETYESASENMGMARNSHEQNNSSRLSTSEEYSEDMVGRTPRKLRSGSLQANKDEGEGDSSSWQDKVTWKPHKRKRSSMTLPGLH from the exons ATTAGTGAAGTTTCAACAAGTGGAGCCTTGATATCCCAGCTTGAAGATGCCCTATTGAAGCAACAACTAAGTTGCTTGTCTGCTTCAGCATTGGAAGAATTAAAGGAAAGCCATTTTCAGAGCCACATTCAGCATCGCCTTGAGGAGCTTGAAG TTTTGCCATCAAGTCGGGGTGAAGACTTGCAGCAGAAGTGCCTACTTGAATTATATGGTCTTAAG TTGGTAGAGCTGCAGAGGAAGGTGAGATCTGATGTGTGTGCAGAATACTGGCTTCATGAAAAATGTGCCTATCCTGATAGACAATTATTTGACTGGGGAATGCTGCGCTTGAGACACCCTTTTAGCATGTATGGCATTGGAGATGCTTTTGCAATGGAAGGTGATGAGCGCCAACGAAAGAAAAGAGATGCTGAG AGGCTTTCAAGGCTGGAAGAGGAAGAAAGAAACAGGGTAGAGACTAGAAAGAggaaattttttgcagaaatTCTTAATGCTGCTCGTGAATTTCAATTACAAGCACAAGCTGTGTTGAAAAGAAGAAAGCAGAGGAATGATGGAATTCAG gCATGGCATGCAAGGCAGAGGCAGCGTGCAACACGTGCTGAAAAATTGAGATTTCAAGCATTGAAAGCTGATGATCAAGAAGCATATATGAGAATGGTTGAGGAGAGCAAGAATGAAAGATTGACTATGCTCCTGGGGAAAACTAATGACCTGCTTGTTTGTCTTGGGGCTGCTGTTCAGCGGCAAAAGGATGCAGAACACACAGTGGGTTTTGAAGCTCTGAAAGAATCTGAGTCTGATGATCATTCTCAAGGATCTTTATCCAAGAGTGAAACTCCTGGAGAAATGTCTCTAGATGATGATTCTGTCCAGAAAGTGAAAGCAAATGATTTGCTTGAAGGACAACGACAATATAATTCAGCTGTCCATTCCATTCAAGAAAAG GTAACAGAGCAGCCGTTAATGCTTCAGGGTGGGGAACTAAGGCCTTATCAATTAGAAGGTCTTCAATGGATGCTTTCGTTGTTTAACAATAATCTGAATGGTATTCTAGCTGATGAGATGGGACTGGGAAAGACGATTCAGACGATAGCCTTAATTGCGTATCTAATGGAGAACAAGGGTGTAAATGGGCCCCATTTGATTGTTGCTCCAAAAGCAGTCTTGCCAAATTGGCTTAATGAATTCTCCACTTGGGCACCtag TATCATAGCGGTCTTATATGATGGACGATTAGATGAAAGAAAGGCAATGAGAGAAGAGTATTCTGGAGAAGGAAAATTTAATGTGATGATCACACACTATGATCTGATAATGAGGGACAAAGCATTCCTAAAGAAGATTCATTGGTACTACATGATTGTTGATGAAGGGCATCGCTTGAAGAACCATGAATGTGCTCTTGCACGCACTCTTGTGTCTGG CTATCGGATAAGACGTAGACTTCTGTTGACTGGCACTCCAATTCAGAATAGCTTACAAGAGCTTTGGGCATTGCTTAATTTTCTTCTCCCAAGCATTTTTAATTCAGTTCAAAATTTCGAGGAATGGTTTAATGCACCATTTGCAGATAAATGTGAGGTTTCTCTGACAGATGAGGAAGAGCTGCTCATTATTCGTCGACTGCATCAT GTTATTAGACCTTTTCTTTTGAGGAGAAAGAAGGACGAAGTTGAAAAATTTCTTCCTGGGAAAACACAAGTCATCCTCAAATGTGATTTGTCTGCCTGGCAAAAGGCATACTACCAGCAGGTTACAGACATTGGAAGGGTTGGGTTGGACTCTG GAACTGGAAAATCTAAGAGCCTCCAGAATTTATCAATGCAGCTCCGGAAGTGTTGTAATCATCCATACTTGTTTGTTGGGGAGTATAATATGTGGCAGAAAGACCAGATTGTTAGGGCATCTGGTAAATTTGAACTGCTTGACCGCCTGCTTCCCAAACTCCAGAAATCTGGTCATAGGGTTCTGCTTTTCTCTCAGATGACGCGACTCATTGACATTCTTGAGATTTATCTGCAGTTGCATGATTTTAAATATCTTAGGCTTGATGGCTCAACCAAGACTGAAGAACGGGGGTCCTTGTTAAAGCAGTTTAATGCACCTGATTCGCCTTACTTCATGTTTCTTTTGAGCACCCGAGCTGGAGGTCTAGGATTAAATTTGCAGACAGCAGATACAGTAATAATATTTGACAGTGATTGGAATCCACAGATGGACCAGCAGGCAGAGGATCGTGCTCACCGCATTGGACAGAAGAAGGAAGTTCGCGTCTTTGTTTTGGTTAGTGTTGGATCAATAGAAGAGGAAATTTTGGAACGGGCAAAGCAGAAAATGGGAATTGATGCCAAGGTCATCCAGGCTGGGTTGTTCAATACTACCTCCACAG CTCAGGACAGGCGGGAAATGTTGCAAGAGATCATGAGGAGAGGAACAAGCTCCCTGGGAACGGATGTGCCAAGTGAGCGGGAGATAAATCGCCTTGCAGCCCGTACTGAAGAGGAGTTCTGGTTGTTTGAGAAAATGGATGAAGAGAGGCGGAAAAGGGAGAGATATATGTCAAGACTAATGGAAGAGAGTGAGGTGCCTGATTGGGTCTATGCTCAAAGTAATgaagaaaaaagtaaaaaaagccTCGAGGCGGATTCTCAAAGCAATCAACTCTTGGGAAAGAGACGCCGAAAAGAGGTGATTTATGCAGATTTACTTAGTGATGTGCAGTGGATGAAAGCTGTAGAGGGTGGAGAAGACTTGTCAAAGATCAGTGCTCGAGAAAAGAAGAGATCAGGTCACTCTGAAACATATGAATCAGCTTCCGAGAACATGGGGATGGCCCGCAATTCTCATGAGCAAAATAACAGTAGCAGGCTATCAACAAGTGAGGAATACAGTGAGGACATGGTGGGTAGAACACCGAGAAAACTTAGGTCTGGTTCTTTGCAAGCAAATAAAGACGAAGGTGAAGGTGATAGCAGCAGTTGGCAGGATAAAGTCACCTGGAAACCTCACAAGAGAAAACGGTCGAGTATGACGCTCCCAGGTCTGCATTAG